A portion of the Aquicoccus sp. G2-2 genome contains these proteins:
- the atpD gene encoding F0F1 ATP synthase subunit beta — translation MANAKGKITQVIGAVVDVKFEDALPEILNALETDNNGNRLVLEVAQHLGENTVRTVAMDATEGLVRGQDVTDMGEPISVPVGTATLGRIMNVIGEPVDEKGPVKTKARRAIHGDAPDFADQATESVVLTTGIKVIDLLAPYAKGGKIGLFGGAGVGKTVLIMELINNIAKVHSGVSVFAGVGERTREGNDLYHEMIESGVIVPDDLEKSKIALVYGQMNEPPGARMRVALSGLTLAEQFRDETGADVLFFVDNIFRFTQAGSEVSALLGRIPSAVGYQPTLATDMGAMQERITSTKSGSITSVQAVYVPADDLTDPAPATSFAHLDATTVLDRAISELGIYPAVDPLASTSRLLDPAVVGEEHYKVASDVQEILQRYKSLQDIIAILGMDELSEEDKLTVARARKIQRFLSQPFDVAKVFTGSDGVQVPLEKTIASFKAVVAGEYDHLPEGAFYMVGDIDEVIAKAEKLAADAA, via the coding sequence ATGGCAAATGCAAAAGGCAAAATCACTCAGGTGATCGGCGCTGTTGTGGACGTGAAGTTCGAGGACGCGCTTCCCGAGATTCTGAACGCCCTTGAAACTGATAACAATGGTAACCGTCTGGTGCTGGAAGTTGCACAGCACCTTGGGGAAAACACCGTGCGGACCGTTGCGATGGACGCCACCGAAGGGCTGGTGCGTGGTCAGGACGTGACCGACATGGGCGAGCCGATTTCGGTTCCCGTGGGCACCGCGACGCTGGGCCGGATCATGAACGTGATCGGCGAGCCGGTGGATGAAAAAGGCCCGGTCAAGACCAAGGCCCGCCGCGCCATTCACGGCGACGCGCCCGATTTCGCCGATCAGGCGACCGAGTCGGTCGTTTTGACCACCGGGATCAAGGTTATCGACCTGCTGGCACCTTATGCCAAGGGCGGCAAGATCGGCCTGTTTGGCGGTGCCGGCGTGGGCAAGACGGTTCTGATCATGGAACTGATCAACAACATCGCCAAGGTTCACTCGGGCGTTTCGGTGTTTGCCGGTGTGGGCGAACGGACCCGCGAAGGCAACGACCTTTACCATGAGATGATCGAATCCGGGGTTATCGTTCCCGATGATCTGGAGAAATCGAAAATCGCGCTGGTTTACGGCCAGATGAACGAGCCTCCCGGCGCGCGTATGCGGGTTGCTTTGTCCGGTCTGACGTTGGCCGAACAGTTCCGCGACGAAACCGGGGCAGACGTTCTGTTCTTTGTTGATAACATCTTCCGCTTCACCCAAGCCGGTTCGGAAGTGTCGGCTCTGCTCGGTCGTATTCCTTCGGCTGTGGGGTATCAGCCGACGCTGGCCACTGACATGGGCGCGATGCAGGAACGGATCACGTCGACCAAGTCTGGCTCGATCACCTCGGTGCAGGCCGTTTACGTTCCTGCGGATGACTTGACCGACCCGGCACCGGCAACTTCGTTTGCGCACCTTGATGCAACCACGGTTCTTGACCGGGCGATTTCGGAGCTGGGCATCTATCCGGCGGTTGATCCGCTGGCCTCGACCTCGCGCCTGCTTGACCCGGCTGTTGTCGGTGAAGAGCACTACAAAGTGGCCTCGGACGTGCAGGAAATCCTTCAGCGTTACAAGAGCTTGCAGGATATCATCGCCATCCTTGGCATGGACGAACTGAGCGAAGAGGACAAGCTGACCGTGGCGCGTGCCCGGAAAATCCAGCGTTTCCTCAGCCAGCCGTTTGACGTGGCGAAGGTGTTCACTGGTTCAGACGGCGTTCAGGTGCCGCTGGAGAAAACCATCGCGTCGTTCAAGGCCGTGGTTGCAGGCGAATACGATCATCTGCCGGAAGGTGCCTTCTACATGGTAGGCGACATCGACGAAGTGATTGCCAAGGCCGAGAAACTGGCCGCGGACGCCGCTTGA
- a CDS encoding sulfotransferase, giving the protein MSGGLDHLVATLLSELANSPKRAEKSAKRALKSHPDQHDLLFVSGLIALNLDKTREARNFFLRSINTGHAAAAAYLNAGIAEAHLGDLTKALRILAAGRTKFPSDQELTQTTIKLAIAHGAPEDALAIARAALTDNADTAELLSLAGRAAEAAGNLPDALHYFEAALAQRETDTILRDLSRIYAFTNQPEKALNAARRACALAPNELSNVFDLAWRETETGDFSAAQQHFRQSLSDQTLACEALRMLCELSDPPSPTEITALVDTLSPAAQSQTDRGHLELARYHTAKAASAADPFKHLAAANRHYAKDRRYDAQQDRRYHAAILDAYDRAEALPPPETAPTPRPIFILGMIRTGTTLLDRLLSTAPQTHSLGEVAATDRFFRHALSQPTPDIDLGALAQSYAAIQALIGPAAVTIDKMPANYMYIGWLHRAFPGCRVILMERDMRDVAASAFENYFNTMPMNFTFREDWLAQKFEIYASQIAAWEAREASFLKVSYERLVSAPHDTLADIAAYCGFASLPDPDRLIQPGSIRTASFAQARQGINTASVARWPAFASLLPTICKPD; this is encoded by the coding sequence GTGTCGGGCGGTCTGGATCATCTTGTCGCCACGCTCCTGTCAGAGTTGGCCAATTCTCCAAAACGCGCCGAGAAATCCGCTAAACGCGCGCTCAAGTCGCACCCCGACCAACATGATCTTCTCTTCGTCAGCGGCCTGATCGCGCTCAATCTGGACAAGACCCGCGAGGCCCGCAATTTCTTCCTGCGCTCCATCAACACCGGCCATGCGGCGGCGGCGGCCTACCTGAATGCCGGTATCGCAGAGGCGCATCTGGGCGATCTCACCAAGGCTTTGCGCATCCTCGCTGCCGGGCGAACGAAATTTCCCTCCGATCAAGAGCTTACGCAAACCACGATCAAGCTTGCCATCGCACATGGCGCACCAGAAGACGCTCTCGCCATTGCCCGCGCGGCGCTGACAGATAACGCTGACACTGCCGAACTCCTCTCTCTGGCAGGGCGCGCCGCCGAAGCTGCGGGCAACCTGCCAGACGCACTGCACTACTTCGAAGCGGCGCTGGCACAGCGCGAAACCGATACCATCTTGCGCGATCTCAGCCGGATCTACGCTTTCACCAACCAGCCGGAAAAGGCGCTCAACGCGGCCCGGCGCGCCTGCGCGCTGGCCCCAAATGAGCTTTCCAATGTCTTCGATCTTGCTTGGCGCGAAACCGAAACCGGCGATTTCAGCGCCGCGCAGCAGCATTTTCGGCAATCCCTTTCCGATCAAACGCTGGCCTGCGAGGCCCTTCGTATGCTTTGCGAACTTTCAGACCCGCCATCCCCCACCGAGATCACCGCTCTTGTCGACACGCTCTCTCCTGCTGCGCAAAGCCAGACTGATCGCGGCCATCTCGAACTCGCGCGCTATCACACCGCTAAAGCCGCCAGCGCAGCGGACCCGTTCAAACATCTGGCCGCCGCCAACCGCCACTACGCCAAAGACCGTCGCTATGATGCGCAGCAAGACCGGCGCTATCACGCTGCAATTCTTGACGCTTATGACCGCGCCGAAGCCCTGCCACCGCCCGAAACAGCCCCAACGCCGCGCCCTATCTTCATCCTTGGCATGATCCGCACTGGCACAACCTTGCTCGACAGGCTTCTTTCCACCGCCCCACAAACCCACAGCCTTGGTGAGGTTGCCGCCACAGATCGCTTTTTCCGGCATGCGCTTTCCCAACCAACTCCCGATATTGATCTTGGCGCGCTCGCACAAAGCTATGCCGCCATTCAGGCGCTCATCGGCCCGGCGGCGGTTACCATCGACAAGATGCCCGCGAACTACATGTATATCGGCTGGCTGCATCGGGCTTTCCCCGGTTGCCGGGTCATCCTGATGGAGCGCGACATGCGCGATGTCGCCGCCTCCGCTTTCGAGAACTACTTCAATACCATGCCGATGAACTTCACCTTCCGCGAAGACTGGCTGGCGCAGAAATTCGAAATCTACGCCTCCCAAATCGCCGCTTGGGAAGCGCGCGAGGCGTCCTTCCTCAAGGTCTCCTATGAACGTCTCGTCTCTGCCCCGCACGACACGTTGGCCGATATTGCCGCCTATTGCGGGTTTGCCTCCCTTCCCGATCCTGATCGTCTGATACAACCCGGCTCCATCCGGACCGCCAGTTTTGCGCAGGCTCGTCAGGGGATCAACACGGCCTCGGTCGCCCGATGGCCCGCGTTTGCATCCTTGCTTCCGACAATCTGCAAACCGGATTGA
- a CDS encoding alpha/beta fold hydrolase, whose product MAHSGAWKGVAAQLGGSLHMRAFDLPGHGRSGPWTGERDMCALSTAMAADMVGADGPMDVIGHSFGAVVALSLAIEQPALVRSLVIIESVFVAAALADDPELAARYGQKMKPYTDALERGDKEAAAREFLRDWGDGTPWEALPAEQRAAMAAQIHLIAANSPSVLEDRPGLVENRLIETVKVPVLLIRGQRARR is encoded by the coding sequence TTGGCCCATTCCGGGGCGTGGAAAGGGGTTGCTGCGCAGTTGGGCGGCAGCCTGCATATGCGGGCGTTCGATTTGCCGGGGCATGGCCGGTCGGGGCCGTGGACTGGTGAGCGGGACATGTGCGCGCTGAGCACAGCGATGGCCGCAGACATGGTTGGTGCCGACGGGCCAATGGATGTGATCGGGCACAGTTTTGGCGCGGTCGTGGCGCTAAGCCTTGCGATCGAGCAGCCAGCGCTGGTGCGTTCATTGGTGATTATCGAGAGCGTGTTTGTCGCCGCGGCCTTGGCCGATGACCCGGAACTGGCGGCCCGCTATGGCCAGAAAATGAAGCCATATACAGATGCGCTGGAGCGTGGCGACAAGGAAGCGGCGGCACGCGAATTCCTGCGTGACTGGGGCGATGGCACGCCGTGGGAGGCATTGCCCGCAGAGCAGCGCGCGGCGATGGCGGCGCAGATTCATCTGATCGCGGCGAATTCCCCTTCGGTGTTGGAAGATCGGCCGGGGTTGGTGGAAAACCGCCTGATCGAGACGGTGAAGGTGCCGGTTCTATTGATCCGGGGGCAAAGAGCCCGCCGATAA
- a CDS encoding H-type lectin domain-containing protein — protein sequence MKKIKSNCIGVAQGHDVLFEDFEDGGEMWTGTGHRECRKAITFKEPFRQVPVVQCSLTLWDVDSATNVRADIEAEAITKDGFDLVFRTWGDTKVARVRISWTAIGAVADEDDWKLY from the coding sequence ATGAAGAAAATCAAGTCAAATTGCATTGGCGTGGCGCAAGGCCATGATGTTTTGTTCGAGGATTTTGAAGACGGCGGCGAGATGTGGACCGGGACCGGCCATCGTGAATGCCGCAAGGCGATAACGTTCAAGGAACCGTTCCGGCAGGTGCCAGTGGTGCAATGTTCGCTGACATTATGGGATGTCGATAGTGCCACCAATGTGCGCGCCGATATCGAAGCCGAAGCAATCACCAAGGACGGCTTTGATTTGGTGTTTCGCACATGGGGTGACACAAAAGTGGCGCGAGTGCGGATCAGCTGGACCGCGATTGGTGCGGTGGCGGACGAGGACGACTGGAAGCTTTATTGA
- a CDS encoding F0F1 ATP synthase subunit epsilon, whose amino-acid sequence MADTMQFDLVSPEKKLASLAASEILIPGADGDLTAMPGHTPVVTTLRPGVLKVSGPDGAQDFVVTGGFAEVSAESTSVLAEVAMELSAAKAADIEPLIETAKTTASEATGAARDTAEKYLADLQALRDLVA is encoded by the coding sequence ATGGCTGATACGATGCAATTTGATCTGGTAAGCCCGGAGAAGAAGCTGGCCTCGCTTGCGGCGTCGGAGATTCTCATTCCGGGGGCCGATGGTGATCTGACGGCGATGCCGGGGCATACGCCGGTCGTGACCACATTGCGGCCCGGTGTGCTGAAGGTGAGCGGCCCGGACGGCGCGCAAGATTTTGTTGTCACCGGCGGGTTTGCCGAGGTCAGCGCGGAAAGCACTTCGGTTCTGGCCGAGGTTGCAATGGAGCTGTCGGCGGCGAAAGCGGCGGATATCGAACCGCTGATTGAAACCGCAAAGACAACCGCGAGCGAAGCCACTGGCGCGGCCCGCGATACGGCAGAGAAATACCTGGCCGACCTACAGGCGCTGCGCGATCTCGTGGCCTGA
- a CDS encoding class II histone deacetylase yields the protein MTTGFFWDEKCFWHGGGAYALTLPLGGFVQPLAAGGLPENPETKRRLKNLMDVSGLSGDLAMQSAPSATWEDLARVHPETFLTQFKETSDAGGGELGLRTPFLKGGFEIAALSAGLAKSALAQVLSGEIANAYALSRPPGHHCLPDWPNGFCLLNNIAIAIEAAIAAGQAKRFVVVDWDVHHGNGTEAIFYDRDDVLTISIHEEHNYPLDSGDITDRGKGAGLGHNINIPLPPGAGHATYLEVIDRIVMPALTAYRPDAIIIACGLDAGIFDPLAHMLCTAETYREMTARMMQAADQLCAGKLLLVHEGGYSEAYVPFCGHAILEQLSGSAHTAPDPMAETVAIRQPNARQQAFFSGLITEMAETFHA from the coding sequence ATGACAACCGGCTTTTTCTGGGACGAAAAATGCTTCTGGCACGGCGGCGGCGCCTATGCGCTTACCCTGCCTTTGGGTGGCTTCGTCCAACCGCTTGCTGCCGGTGGCCTGCCGGAAAACCCCGAAACCAAGCGCCGCTTGAAAAACCTAATGGATGTTTCCGGCCTCTCCGGTGATCTCGCCATGCAATCCGCGCCCTCCGCCACGTGGGAGGACCTTGCCCGCGTCCACCCCGAGACGTTTCTCACCCAATTCAAAGAAACCTCCGATGCTGGCGGCGGGGAACTTGGCCTGCGCACGCCATTCCTCAAAGGCGGGTTCGAGATTGCGGCGCTATCGGCGGGGCTGGCCAAATCCGCTCTGGCTCAGGTGCTCTCGGGCGAGATTGCCAACGCCTATGCCCTGTCGCGCCCGCCGGGGCATCATTGCCTGCCCGATTGGCCAAACGGTTTTTGCCTGCTCAACAACATCGCCATCGCCATCGAGGCGGCCATTGCGGCAGGTCAGGCCAAACGCTTTGTCGTGGTCGATTGGGACGTCCATCACGGCAACGGCACCGAGGCGATTTTTTATGACCGCGATGACGTGCTCACCATCTCGATCCATGAAGAGCACAACTATCCGCTTGATTCCGGCGACATTACCGACCGCGGCAAGGGCGCGGGGCTGGGCCACAACATCAATATCCCGCTGCCCCCCGGCGCGGGCCATGCCACCTATCTCGAAGTGATTGACCGGATCGTAATGCCCGCGCTCACCGCCTACAGGCCCGATGCGATTATCATCGCTTGCGGGCTGGATGCAGGCATCTTTGACCCGCTCGCGCATATGCTCTGCACCGCCGAAACCTACCGCGAGATGACTGCCCGGATGATGCAGGCAGCGGATCAGCTTTGCGCCGGAAAATTGCTGCTGGTGCATGAGGGCGGCTATTCCGAAGCCTACGTGCCGTTCTGCGGTCATGCCATCCTCGAACAGCTTTCCGGCTCAGCGCACACCGCCCCCGACCCGATGGCCGAAACGGTCGCCATTCGCCAACCAAATGCACGCCAACAGGCGTTCTTCTCTGGTCTGATCACCGAAATGGCGGAAACCTTTCACGCCTGA
- a CDS encoding ribose-phosphate pyrophosphokinase, with translation MSFTKEPKLIAGNANMPLAQAIARRMSMHRGITTKLVDTRVERFNDGEIFVEVFENVRGEDMFIIQPTSNPANDNLMELLIMADALRRSSASRTTAVIPYFGYARQDRRTKARTPITAKLVANMIVEAGIERVLTMDLHAAQIQGFFDIPVDNLYASPIFAMDIIHQFKGKMNDVMIVSPDVGGVARARELAKRINVPLAIVDKRREKPGEIAEMTVIGQVEGKRCIIVDDICDTAGTLCKAAEVIKQSGAKEVHAYITHGVLSGPAVDRITKSVMKSLVITDSIAASPAAQAAPNIRVLPTAPMFAQAILNIWSGTSVSSLFDTEMLEPIYEGIF, from the coding sequence ATGTCATTCACCAAAGAACCCAAGCTCATCGCCGGCAATGCCAACATGCCGCTTGCTCAGGCCATCGCCCGGCGCATGTCGATGCATCGCGGCATTACCACCAAGCTGGTCGATACCCGCGTCGAACGCTTCAACGATGGCGAGATATTCGTCGAGGTGTTCGAGAACGTGCGCGGTGAGGACATGTTCATTATTCAACCCACATCGAACCCGGCGAATGACAATCTGATGGAGCTGCTCATCATGGCCGATGCGTTGCGCCGCTCCTCGGCGTCGCGCACCACCGCCGTGATCCCCTATTTCGGCTATGCGCGGCAGGATCGCCGCACCAAAGCACGCACACCAATCACCGCCAAGCTGGTGGCAAACATGATCGTCGAAGCGGGCATCGAACGGGTGCTGACAATGGATCTCCACGCGGCGCAGATTCAGGGGTTCTTCGATATTCCCGTCGACAACCTCTATGCCTCACCGATTTTTGCCATGGACATCATTCATCAGTTCAAAGGCAAAATGAATGACGTGATGATCGTCTCTCCCGATGTTGGCGGCGTGGCGCGCGCCCGCGAATTGGCCAAGCGGATCAACGTGCCGCTCGCCATCGTCGATAAACGGCGCGAAAAACCCGGTGAGATTGCCGAGATGACAGTAATCGGTCAGGTCGAAGGCAAACGCTGCATTATCGTTGACGATATTTGCGACACCGCCGGAACGCTGTGCAAGGCCGCAGAAGTCATCAAGCAATCCGGCGCCAAGGAGGTGCACGCCTATATCACCCATGGCGTGCTCTCCGGCCCGGCGGTTGACCGGATCACCAAGTCGGTAATGAAATCGCTGGTCATCACCGATTCCATCGCCGCCAGCCCGGCCGCGCAGGCCGCCCCCAATATCCGTGTGCTGCCCACCGCGCCAATGTTCGCGCAGGCGATCCTGAACATCTGGAGCGGCACCTCGGTTTCATCATTGTTTGATACCGAGATGTTAGAGCCAATCTACGAAGGAATTTTCTGA
- a CDS encoding beta-eliminating lyase-related protein — translation MQFASDNTGPAHPQILAALSSANEGYAMGYGADALMEKVRTRLREVFEAPEAAIYLVATGTAANALALATLTDPWQTVFCSPTAHIHEDECNAPEFYSGGAKLTIVGTDDKLTPEALRASIEGEETRGVHGPQRGPVSITQVTERGQIYSLEELAGLVTVAKEFNLPCHLDGARFANALTALGCTPAEMTWKAGIDAVSFGGTKNGCLGVEAVIFFDPAHAWEFELRRKRGGHLFSKHRYLSAQMDAYLTDDLWLETATASNAACARLASGLQPLPGVTFDYQPQANIIFLHMPRAMHQRLLSEGASYYVLAGDPANGPADEQLPARLVCDWSKSNAEIDRFIAIATGA, via the coding sequence ATGCAATTTGCCTCTGACAATACCGGCCCCGCCCATCCGCAAATCCTCGCAGCACTCTCTTCCGCCAATGAAGGGTACGCCATGGGCTATGGCGCCGATGCGCTGATGGAAAAGGTCCGCACCCGCCTGCGCGAGGTTTTTGAAGCCCCCGAGGCGGCGATCTACCTCGTTGCCACCGGCACCGCCGCCAACGCGCTGGCCCTCGCCACGCTCACCGATCCGTGGCAAACCGTCTTCTGTTCGCCCACGGCCCATATCCACGAGGATGAATGCAACGCGCCGGAATTCTATTCCGGCGGTGCAAAGCTCACCATCGTCGGCACCGACGACAAGCTCACTCCTGAAGCCCTGCGCGCGTCCATCGAAGGCGAAGAAACCCGCGGCGTTCATGGCCCACAGCGCGGCCCGGTTTCAATCACCCAAGTTACCGAACGCGGTCAGATATATTCGCTGGAAGAATTGGCCGGCCTTGTCACCGTGGCCAAGGAATTCAACCTGCCTTGTCATCTCGACGGGGCTCGTTTCGCCAATGCCCTCACCGCTTTGGGCTGCACCCCGGCGGAAATGACATGGAAAGCCGGGATTGATGCAGTCTCGTTCGGGGGCACCAAGAATGGTTGCCTCGGGGTCGAAGCGGTGATCTTCTTCGATCCGGCCCACGCTTGGGAATTTGAGTTACGGCGCAAGCGCGGCGGGCATCTCTTCTCCAAACACCGCTACCTCTCTGCCCAGATGGATGCATACCTCACTGACGATCTCTGGCTCGAAACCGCCACCGCTTCAAACGCGGCCTGCGCCCGTCTGGCCTCCGGCCTGCAACCTTTGCCCGGTGTCACCTTCGATTATCAACCACAGGCCAACATCATCTTCCTGCACATGCCGCGCGCCATGCATCAACGCCTCCTCTCCGAAGGGGCAAGCTATTACGTGCTTGCCGGTGACCCCGCCAACGGCCCCGCTGATGAACAACTGCCCGCGCGCCTCGTCTGCGACTGGTCAAAAAGCAACGCAGAGATTGACCGCTTCATCGCCATCGCGACCGGCGCATAA
- a CDS encoding 2-hydroxychromene-2-carboxylate isomerase translates to MASIDYYFSTLSIYAYLAGARLEEIAARHGREINYKPMDIMGLFERTGGVPPAQRHPARQEYRLQEIRRQGKKAGLPVNSKPAFFPTNPAPSCYAIIAAQTAARGGSGGDIGALVQGVLRACFADDKDIADDAVIAACLKDAGFDPGLTTSGLLSGAETYARNTEEAVEAGVFGSPFYICEDGERFWGQDRLDDLDAHLAGTL, encoded by the coding sequence TTGGCTTCGATTGACTACTATTTTTCCACGCTGAGTATCTATGCTTATCTTGCCGGGGCACGATTGGAAGAGATCGCGGCGCGCCATGGGCGGGAGATCAACTACAAGCCGATGGACATTATGGGGCTGTTTGAGCGCACCGGCGGGGTGCCACCGGCACAGCGCCATCCGGCGCGGCAGGAATACCGGCTTCAGGAAATCCGCCGACAGGGGAAAAAGGCGGGTTTGCCGGTCAATTCCAAGCCTGCATTTTTCCCGACCAACCCGGCGCCGTCCTGCTATGCGATTATTGCGGCGCAGACCGCCGCGCGGGGCGGCAGTGGCGGTGATATCGGTGCGTTGGTGCAGGGTGTGCTGCGGGCTTGTTTCGCTGATGACAAGGACATTGCCGATGACGCCGTGATTGCGGCCTGCCTGAAAGACGCGGGCTTTGATCCGGGGCTGACGACAAGCGGATTGCTGAGCGGTGCGGAAACCTATGCCCGGAACACCGAAGAGGCGGTTGAGGCCGGTGTGTTTGGCTCTCCTTTCTATATTTGTGAAGACGGCGAGCGGTTCTGGGGACAAGACCGGCTTGACGATCTGGATGCGCATCTGGCTGGTACGCTTTAG
- a CDS encoding TIGR01459 family HAD-type hydrolase, whose amino-acid sequence MTQIISALSEISDRYDALFVDLWGCVHDGVTAFPAAVSALQAYRAQGGTVCLLTNSPKPRAGVAAQLGQFGVPDDAWDTIASSGDSARAAMFRGVVGQKVLFMGEWARDEGFFEPMHVIEDPVDITLVPLEEAEGIVCCGPDDPMADPDVNRPTFLYAKQKGLKLLCANPDIVVDRGDVREWCAGALARLYTEMGGESLYFGKPHPPIYDLARRRLSEIGKLPGEDRILAIGDGLHTDIRGAMGEDLDSLYIAGGLARDITKTEHHPDEDALNAYLQKEMLSPSYTIGLLR is encoded by the coding sequence ATGACTCAAATCATCTCTGCCCTGTCCGAGATTTCCGACCGCTACGATGCTCTTTTTGTCGATCTCTGGGGCTGTGTGCATGACGGCGTAACCGCCTTTCCCGCCGCCGTTTCAGCCTTGCAAGCCTACCGCGCACAAGGCGGCACGGTCTGTCTGCTGACCAATTCCCCCAAGCCGCGTGCCGGGGTCGCCGCACAGCTTGGTCAATTCGGTGTTCCCGATGATGCGTGGGATACCATCGCCAGTTCCGGCGACAGCGCCCGCGCCGCGATGTTTCGCGGTGTCGTCGGCCAAAAGGTTCTGTTCATGGGCGAATGGGCGCGCGACGAAGGGTTCTTTGAACCCATGCACGTCATCGAAGACCCGGTCGATATCACTCTCGTACCTCTGGAAGAGGCCGAAGGCATCGTCTGTTGCGGCCCCGACGATCCGATGGCCGACCCGGACGTCAATCGCCCGACCTTTCTCTATGCCAAGCAAAAGGGGCTGAAACTGCTCTGCGCCAACCCCGATATCGTGGTTGATCGCGGCGACGTGCGCGAATGGTGCGCCGGGGCGTTGGCGCGGCTTTATACCGAAATGGGCGGCGAAAGCCTCTATTTCGGCAAGCCGCATCCACCGATTTATGACCTTGCCCGCCGCCGCCTCTCCGAGATCGGCAAACTCCCCGGCGAAGACCGCATCCTTGCCATCGGTGACGGGTTGCACACCGATATCCGCGGCGCGATGGGCGAAGATCTCGATTCGCTTTATATCGCCGGCGGTTTGGCACGCGACATCACCAAAACCGAGCACCACCCCGATGAGGATGCGCTAAACGCTTACCTTCAAAAGGAAATGCTCTCTCCCTCCTATACGATCGGGCTATTGCGCTAA
- a CDS encoding MaoC family dehydratase: protein MLDNLPRGTITIEEIEMGMKRHLRKTVTDEDIELFAKVSTDHNPVHLDDAYANDTIFEGRIAHGMLTAGLISAVIGEQLPGHGTVYMGQTLKFLAPVRPGDTVLAEVEVIAIDHAKRRVKLDCTCRVDGKKVMIGEATVLAPSGKFD, encoded by the coding sequence ATGTTGGACAACCTGCCGCGCGGAACCATCACCATCGAGGAAATCGAGATGGGCATGAAGCGCCACCTGCGCAAAACGGTGACCGACGAAGATATCGAGCTGTTCGCCAAGGTCTCGACCGACCACAACCCGGTTCATCTTGACGACGCCTATGCCAACGATACCATATTTGAGGGCCGCATCGCGCACGGGATGCTCACCGCCGGGCTGATCTCCGCAGTGATCGGCGAACAACTGCCCGGCCACGGCACCGTTTACATGGGCCAGACGCTCAAATTCCTCGCCCCTGTCCGCCCCGGCGATACCGTTCTGGCCGAGGTCGAGGTAATCGCCATCGACCACGCCAAACGCCGGGTGAAGCTTGACTGCACCTGTCGCGTCGATGGCAAGAAAGTGATGATCGGCGAAGCCACCGTGCTTGCCCCTTCCGGCAAATTCGACTGA
- a CDS encoding DUF167 domain-containing protein, whose product MAEPDLRARAVPGGEIAVRVTPKAARNRIVAEADVVRVYVTVVPEGGKANAAVQKMLAKALGVPKTQLELIRGATGRDKVFRIAKPRGGR is encoded by the coding sequence ATGGCTGAACCCGACCTCAGAGCGCGCGCCGTGCCTGGTGGCGAGATTGCCGTGCGGGTGACGCCGAAAGCGGCGCGCAACCGGATCGTGGCCGAGGCGGATGTGGTGCGGGTTTACGTGACGGTGGTGCCGGAAGGCGGCAAGGCCAATGCCGCCGTGCAAAAGATGCTGGCAAAGGCGCTGGGCGTGCCGAAAACGCAGCTGGAACTGATCCGCGGAGCAACGGGGCGGGACAAGGTGTTCCGGATTGCGAAGCCGCGAGGGGGCCGATGA
- a CDS encoding YcgN family cysteine cluster protein yields the protein MTNDPINRTGLRPRFWETTPLNKMSRPEWEALCDGCGKCCLNKLEDEDTGEVELTCVACRLFDDETCRCAHYETRHSFVPECITLRPENLDTHAYWMPQTCAYRLLWAGEKLPDWHPLLTGTFQSVIDAGVSMRRRTVSETEINNEDDWEDHIIEEPV from the coding sequence ATGACCAACGATCCAATCAACCGAACCGGCCTGCGGCCGCGCTTTTGGGAGACCACGCCGCTCAACAAGATGTCGCGCCCCGAATGGGAGGCCCTCTGTGACGGTTGCGGCAAATGCTGCCTCAACAAGCTCGAAGACGAAGACACCGGCGAAGTTGAACTCACCTGCGTTGCCTGTCGCCTGTTTGACGACGAAACTTGCCGCTGCGCGCATTACGAGACCCGCCACAGCTTCGTGCCCGAATGCATTACCCTGCGCCCTGAAAATCTCGACACGCATGCTTACTGGATGCCGCAAACCTGCGCCTATCGCCTGCTCTGGGCGGGAGAGAAGCTGCCGGATTGGCATCCCCTGCTGACCGGCACGTTCCAATCGGTGATCGACGCGGGCGTTTCCATGCGCCGCCGCACCGTCTCCGAAACCGAGATCAACAACGAAGACGACTGGGAAGACCACATTATCGAGGAGCCGGTTTAA